From a single Macrobrachium rosenbergii isolate ZJJX-2024 chromosome 59, ASM4041242v1, whole genome shotgun sequence genomic region:
- the LOC136837631 gene encoding uncharacterized protein, whose amino-acid sequence MTFSYLNDYSHCIFFVSQPGGSSHPTGGQAAFKTVLGISILATCALAAGKYGSHGGKGIGTGSIIGGHGGLGAVGGGIGHSGTLGGGLGLGGSVGGGFGHGGSIGGGFGHGGSIGGGLGHVGSVGGGLGLGGGIGGGLGHGGSIGGGLGHGGSIGGGFGHGGSIGGGLGRSRSFGGGAKIVPAIGGFVKSSISYGSAGSHGGIGFGSHGISGGSFGGGLGSSVAGGHGISGGSFGGGLGSSVAGGHGISGGSFGGGLGGSVAGGRGLYGGSIGGGLGSSITGGLGSYGKW is encoded by the exons ATGACATTTAGCTATCTCAACGATTATAGTCACTGTATCTTCTTTGTTTCTCAACCAGGTGGCAGCTCCCATCCCACTGGTGGCCAA GCTGCTTTCAAGACTGTACTTGGCATTTCCATTCTTGCCACCTGTGCCTTGGCTGCTGGTAAATATGGCAGTCATGGAGGAAAAGGCATCGGTACTGGAAGCATCATTGGAGGCCATGGAGGTCTTGGAGCAGTTGGAGGAGGAATAGGACATAGTGGAACACTAGGGGGAGGTCTTGGACTTGGTGGAAGTGTTGGAGGAGGGTTTGGGCATGGCGGAAGCATTGGAGGAGGATTTGGACATGGTGGAAGCATTGGAGGAGGTCTTGGACATGTTGGAAGCGTTGGAGGAGGGCTTGGACTAGGTGGAGGCATTGGAGGTGGTCTTGGACATGGTGGAAGCATTGGAGGAGGCCTTGGACATGGTGGAAGCATTGGAGGAGGCTTTGGACATGGTGGAAGCATTGGAGGAGGTCTTGGGCGTAGTAGAAGCTTTGGAGGAGGTGCTAAAATCGTACCAGCAATTGGTGGATTCGTAAAATCATCCATAAGTTACGGAAGCGCTGGAAGTCATGGAGGTATAGGTTTTGGAAGCCATGGAATCAGTGGAGGCTCCTTTGGTGGTGGACTTGGAAGTTCAGTTGCAGGAGGTCATGGAATCAGTGGAGGCTCCTTTGGTGGTGGACTTGGAAGTTCAGTTGCTGGAGGTCATGGAATCAGTGGGGGCTCCTTTGGTGGTGGACTTGGAGGTTCAGTTGCTGGAGGTCGCGGACTTTATGGAGGCTCCATTGGTGGTGGACTTGGAAGTTCCATCACTGGAGGTCTCGGTAGCTATGGCAAATGGTAA